In the Atribacterota bacterium genome, one interval contains:
- a CDS encoding sugar ABC transporter permease, translating to MDRNKMDKNEGIVNQKEDVVEKFIRVSDAFTPARKTYGLSDRTFMFFFLLPSLFILLFLVGYPFITLIKSGFYNFSVLRAATPPKFIGVENFSFILTDPFTWERFVFTGKFVILNVLVQFLLGISIAYLLQKNFRGRGLVLTLILMPMMLCPIVVGLFWKYMFNTEWGIVNYILALFRVSKMEWLARESVSIYSVIIVDTWMWTPFMILLALAAFTAIPKYLYEAAEIDRASSWFKFRHITLPLSAPVLIIAVLFRMIDSIKAFDLIYTLTGGGPGSATQTLSFDLYKRAFQYFYTGEASAYGVILLLVIMSLSLIFIRYLNRLAAQNIQR from the coding sequence ATGGATAGGAATAAAATGGACAAGAACGAAGGAATAGTAAATCAGAAAGAAGATGTAGTGGAGAAATTTATCAGGGTGAGTGATGCATTTACGCCTGCAAGAAAGACGTACGGTTTGTCAGATCGGACATTTATGTTTTTCTTTCTTCTTCCCAGCCTTTTCATTTTGCTGTTTTTGGTCGGTTATCCTTTCATTACTCTTATAAAGTCTGGTTTCTATAACTTTTCGGTGCTGAGAGCAGCAACTCCGCCCAAATTTATTGGCGTTGAGAATTTTTCTTTTATTTTGACTGACCCTTTTACTTGGGAACGATTCGTTTTTACAGGGAAATTCGTTATTTTAAACGTTCTGGTGCAGTTTCTTTTAGGAATCAGCATTGCCTATCTTTTGCAGAAGAACTTCAGGGGGAGAGGTCTTGTTTTGACGCTTATTCTTATGCCTATGATGCTCTGTCCAATTGTGGTGGGGTTGTTCTGGAAGTATATGTTTAATACTGAGTGGGGAATCGTTAATTACATTCTGGCACTTTTTAGAGTGAGTAAGATGGAATGGTTAGCTCGGGAAAGTGTAAGTATCTATAGTGTGATCATTGTGGATACCTGGATGTGGACGCCATTCATGATTCTGCTTGCTCTGGCCGCTTTTACCGCTATTCCAAAGTACCTTTACGAAGCAGCGGAAATAGACCGTGCTTCGTCTTGGTTTAAGTTCAGACATATCACTCTTCCTCTTTCGGCTCCAGTTTTAATCATAGCGGTTTTGTTCAGGATGATTGACTCGATTAAGGCTTTTGATTTGATTTATACCCTTACTGGTGGTGGGCCTGGTAGTGCAACGCAGACCCTTTCCTTTGATCTTTATAAGAGGGCTTTCCAGTACTTTTATACCGGCGAAGCATCTGCCTATGGTGTCATTCTTTTGCTTGTTATCATGAGCTTGAGCCTCATTTTCATTCGGTATCTTAACAGATTAGCGGCGCAAAATATACAAAGGTAG
- a CDS encoding ABC transporter ATP-binding protein, giving the protein MWKLSLVRLENLKKYYENVKAVDGINLRVENGSFVVLLGPSGCGKTTTLRCIAGLEIPTEGRIYFDERDVTALSPSERNVGMVFQFYALYPHMKVLENITFPLRACRVPPRKIEEKVREVVQIFQLKDLLKYKASILPPGDQQRVALARAIVREPNVLLLDEPLSALDEKFREEMRSELGKLQKKIGITTVYVTHDQREAMALGDVIVVMRDGLILQIGSPQELYEHPNSVFVGNFLGTPGMNFVECEYDEGSLVLKGTDYRLKLHRSDLIDALKNYQNREFIMGIRPEYVHIDGETGNDGLLLEIIAIEPAGRYRLVDFLVGEKIFRVRTDWSLSLVTGQKVWSRIREDKVCIFDRDNGMAIVN; this is encoded by the coding sequence GTGTGGAAATTGTCCCTCGTTAGGTTAGAGAATTTGAAAAAATATTATGAAAATGTAAAGGCTGTTGATGGTATTAACTTACGAGTGGAAAATGGTAGTTTTGTGGTTCTACTAGGGCCTTCTGGATGTGGGAAGACAACCACTTTACGATGTATAGCCGGTTTGGAGATTCCCACCGAGGGAAGAATTTATTTTGATGAAAGGGACGTAACTGCCTTGAGTCCCAGCGAGAGAAATGTAGGTATGGTTTTCCAATTTTACGCTCTTTATCCGCACATGAAAGTGCTGGAGAATATTACTTTTCCTTTAAGAGCGTGTCGCGTCCCTCCCAGGAAGATTGAAGAGAAGGTCAGAGAAGTGGTGCAGATATTTCAGTTAAAAGATCTTTTGAAATATAAAGCAAGTATCTTACCACCTGGAGATCAGCAAAGAGTTGCTTTGGCAAGAGCTATTGTGCGTGAGCCTAATGTTCTTTTGCTTGACGAACCACTGAGTGCGCTGGATGAGAAATTTCGGGAAGAAATGCGGAGCGAATTAGGTAAGTTGCAGAAAAAGATTGGCATTACAACTGTATATGTTACTCATGACCAAAGGGAGGCCATGGCCTTGGGAGATGTGATAGTCGTCATGAGAGATGGCTTGATTTTGCAAATTGGTTCTCCCCAAGAACTGTACGAACATCCGAATTCGGTTTTTGTGGGTAATTTCTTAGGCACTCCAGGAATGAATTTCGTAGAGTGTGAGTATGATGAAGGTTCGCTGGTTTTGAAGGGGACAGATTACCGATTAAAGCTCCATAGGTCGGATTTGATTGACGCTCTCAAGAATTATCAAAACAGGGAGTTCATAATGGGAATAAGACCAGAATATGTCCATATCGATGGCGAAACAGGAAATGATGGTCTTCTATTAGAGATTATTGCTATAGAGCCTGCTGGTCGATATCGTCTCGTTGATTTTCTCGTGGGAGAAAAGATTTTTCGTGTGAGAACGGATTGGAGCTTGTCCTTAGTGACGGGACAAAAAGTTTGGAGTCGAATCAGGGAGGATAAGGTTTGTATTTTCGATCGCGATAATGGGATGGCTATCGTGAATTAA
- a CDS encoding ABC transporter ATP-binding protein: MLELRNISKIFGDIVAVDGLNLEVQDGEFFVILGPTGAGKTTTLRIVMGLEKPDSGEVYYDGQEITHVAPPLRNFAFMFESHNLYPVLNVYDNLAFPLRSPLFRVPEDEVKRRVENIARELHITHLLKRKVSHLSGGEQQRVALGRALVRRPRIYILDEPISSLDYKLREELQTEFKRIHEEYGITILSATHDNISAMAMASRIGIMEHGRIIQVGSPREVYINPVNVSVARIIGAPSMNFLECNILNGQLAIKDRHDYIFKVRSEKFKFLEEKLRGGDRVLVGIWPESILVSGSADEAWMKAAVENVEYHGAEKFVNLNLGGWPIKALLPGDFVPRHGSEVFVLFPEENLYFFYVESGMRIYTN, translated from the coding sequence ATGCTTGAGCTGCGGAATATATCAAAAATCTTTGGAGACATCGTTGCTGTTGACGGTTTGAATTTGGAAGTACAGGATGGCGAGTTTTTCGTCATTCTTGGTCCTACTGGTGCTGGTAAAACCACTACGCTCAGAATCGTAATGGGTCTGGAAAAGCCTGACTCTGGAGAAGTTTATTATGATGGTCAGGAAATTACCCATGTCGCTCCTCCTTTAAGGAATTTTGCTTTTATGTTTGAATCACACAACCTTTACCCTGTTTTAAATGTATATGACAATCTTGCGTTTCCCCTTCGTTCGCCTCTTTTTAGGGTACCTGAAGATGAGGTAAAAAGGAGGGTGGAAAACATTGCCAGGGAGCTTCACATAACACATCTTTTAAAGCGCAAAGTTAGCCACCTTAGTGGTGGAGAACAGCAAAGAGTGGCGCTTGGTAGAGCTCTGGTGAGAAGACCGCGAATTTACATTCTTGATGAGCCGATAAGTAGTTTAGACTATAAGCTCAGGGAAGAATTGCAAACGGAATTCAAAAGAATTCACGAAGAGTATGGCATTACAATTCTTAGTGCTACTCATGATAATATTTCAGCTATGGCTATGGCAAGCCGTATTGGTATCATGGAGCATGGTAGAATCATTCAAGTGGGTTCCCCTCGTGAAGTGTATATCAATCCCGTGAATGTTAGTGTGGCTCGTATTATAGGAGCGCCTTCTATGAATTTCCTGGAATGCAATATTCTGAACGGGCAGTTGGCTATAAAGGATCGTCATGATTACATCTTTAAGGTGAGGTCTGAGAAATTTAAATTTTTGGAGGAGAAACTGAGAGGTGGAGATAGGGTTTTAGTTGGCATTTGGCCAGAAAGTATTCTGGTATCGGGAAGCGCAGATGAGGCTTGGATGAAAGCAGCTGTAGAAAATGTAGAATATCATGGCGCGGAGAAATTCGTTAATTTAAATCTTGGTGGGTGGCCCATTAAGGCGTTACTTCCTGGTGATTTTGTTCCTAGACACGGATCAGAGGTTTTTGTGCTATTTCCAGAAGAAAATCTTTATTTTTTTTATGTTGAAAGTGGTATGAGAATCTACACAAATTGA
- a CDS encoding sugar phosphate isomerase/epimerase family protein, whose amino-acid sequence MFKFGVDTFIWTEAFSEKDLWVIDRAKEVGFEVIDIFISHPETFPTEKVKKRVDQVGIEPVTTITLNEKTNLLSPDPKIRENGVETLKLMVDINLALGSKIIGGVNYAAWGYLTGKPRTEDEWKWSVEAMRKVAEYAKEKGDVVIAVEPVQRFETHFLNIAEDAVRYCKDVGVPNMKVHLDSFHMIREERSFRKAVEICGKEYLGYVHVCESDRGVPGTGLVPWKEFFIALKDIGYSGPLVIESFDPSFEELNRMCAIWRKFAESGETLAVEGLKNLKAIASEIWT is encoded by the coding sequence ATGTTTAAGTTTGGGGTAGACACATTTATTTGGACGGAGGCTTTTTCGGAGAAGGATTTATGGGTGATCGATCGAGCGAAAGAGGTGGGATTTGAGGTCATCGATATTTTCATTTCCCATCCGGAAACGTTTCCAACGGAAAAGGTGAAGAAAAGAGTAGACCAGGTGGGTATCGAACCGGTGACGACCATTACCCTCAATGAAAAGACTAACCTTCTGTCACCAGATCCAAAAATACGGGAAAACGGGGTTGAGACCCTTAAACTGATGGTGGATATCAACTTGGCTTTGGGGTCGAAAATCATTGGGGGGGTGAATTATGCGGCTTGGGGCTATTTAACTGGTAAGCCTCGCACAGAAGATGAATGGAAGTGGTCGGTTGAGGCTATGCGTAAGGTGGCTGAATATGCAAAGGAAAAAGGGGATGTAGTCATCGCCGTAGAGCCAGTGCAGCGTTTTGAGACGCATTTTCTGAATATTGCTGAAGATGCCGTGCGGTACTGTAAAGATGTTGGTGTTCCGAACATGAAGGTTCATCTTGATTCTTTCCATATGATTCGGGAAGAGCGGAGTTTTAGAAAAGCGGTGGAAATTTGTGGCAAGGAGTATCTTGGTTATGTTCACGTGTGTGAAAGCGACCGAGGAGTACCGGGTACTGGCCTTGTCCCCTGGAAGGAGTTCTTTATCGCGTTAAAGGACATTGGGTACAGTGGACCTTTAGTGATTGAATCGTTTGACCCGAGCTTTGAGGAGCTGAACCGGATGTGTGCCATATGGCGAAAATTTGCTGAATCTGGAGAAACTTTGGCTGTAGAGGGTCTGAAAAATCTGAAAGCCATCGCCAGTGAAATTTGGACTTAG